In a single window of the Caproicibacterium sp. BJN0003 genome:
- a CDS encoding pyridoxamine 5'-phosphate oxidase family protein, whose protein sequence is MRRSDRQVVDQTKIFSIIQKCDCCRLAITNDPVPYLIPLNFGFLPEENGIFYFHSAKEGTKLDLLRKNPELSFELDTSHAVKKGRFACEYSFYYQSVIGTGKVQFVEEPSEKEKALSLLMKQYSAEQNFSFSPESLARTVILKMTVESISCKEYLPPQS, encoded by the coding sequence ATGCGCAGAAGTGATCGACAAGTAGTTGACCAAACAAAAATATTTTCCATCATTCAAAAATGCGACTGCTGTCGTCTTGCAATTACAAACGACCCCGTTCCCTATCTAATTCCGCTCAATTTTGGATTCTTACCAGAGGAAAACGGGATCTTTTATTTTCATAGCGCCAAAGAGGGAACAAAGCTCGATCTTCTTCGGAAAAATCCAGAGCTTTCTTTTGAACTTGATACTTCACACGCCGTGAAAAAAGGCCGTTTTGCCTGTGAATATTCCTTTTACTATCAGAGTGTCATCGGGACTGGAAAAGTACAATTTGTAGAAGAGCCCTCCGAAAAAGAAAAAGCGCTTTCCCTTTTAATGAAACAGTATTCTGCCGAACAAAATTTTTCTTTTTCTCCGGAATCTCTTGCCCGCACCGTAATTCTAAAGATGACCGTGGAATCAATTTCCTGTAAAGAATATCTTCCGCCGCAATCATAA
- the rlmD gene encoding 23S rRNA (uracil(1939)-C(5))-methyltransferase RlmD translates to MELKEAHKCPLYHKCGGCQLQNLSYPEQLRWKERRVFSLLGHFCKPNPILGMDFPYHYRNKVQAAFTTDRKGQIISGVYQSSTHRVVPVESCLTEDETADRIMGTIRKLLKSFKLSTFDERTGRGFLRHVLIKRGFSTNQVMVVLVAANPIFPEKKFVKALRTEHPEITTVILNLNKRHTSLVLGEREKVLWGPGYIEDDLCSCRFRISSKSFYQINPLQTEVLYRTAMDFAHLTGTETVIDAYCGIGTIGLVASKKAKKVIGVEINPAAVKDAIRNAKLNKATNAQFFTGDAGDFMVELAADKEQIDTVFLDPPRAGSSEPFLASLNRLNPKRVVYISCNPETQARDFHYLVKLGWKVKALQPVDMFPHTNHIETVALLMKAETGK, encoded by the coding sequence ATGGAATTAAAAGAGGCGCATAAGTGTCCGCTTTATCACAAATGTGGTGGGTGCCAGCTGCAGAATCTTTCCTATCCGGAACAGCTTCGTTGGAAAGAGCGCCGGGTCTTTTCTCTTTTAGGGCATTTCTGCAAGCCGAATCCGATTTTGGGAATGGATTTTCCCTACCATTACCGCAACAAAGTACAAGCGGCTTTTACAACGGACCGTAAAGGGCAAATCATCTCCGGTGTTTACCAATCCAGTACGCATCGGGTCGTTCCGGTAGAGTCCTGTCTGACAGAAGACGAAACCGCAGACCGCATCATGGGAACCATTCGAAAGCTACTCAAAAGTTTTAAACTTTCCACATTTGATGAGCGCACTGGGCGCGGATTTTTGCGCCACGTTCTGATCAAGCGCGGATTTTCCACCAATCAGGTCATGGTCGTTTTAGTGGCGGCAAATCCGATTTTCCCAGAAAAGAAGTTTGTAAAAGCGCTGAGAACTGAACATCCGGAAATTACAACTGTGATTTTAAATTTAAATAAACGTCATACCAGCCTTGTGCTCGGTGAACGAGAAAAAGTTCTCTGGGGACCAGGATATATTGAAGACGATCTCTGCTCCTGCCGTTTTCGGATTTCTTCGAAAAGCTTTTATCAGATCAACCCCCTGCAAACTGAAGTGCTTTATCGCACCGCAATGGATTTTGCACATCTAACTGGGACAGAAACTGTCATTGACGCCTACTGTGGAATTGGAACAATCGGACTTGTTGCCTCCAAAAAGGCAAAAAAAGTGATCGGCGTCGAGATTAATCCCGCCGCAGTAAAAGACGCAATCCGGAATGCAAAGCTTAACAAAGCCACAAATGCGCAGTTTTTTACTGGAGATGCGGGAGATTTTATGGTCGAACTTGCCGCCGACAAAGAGCAGATTGATACTGTTTTTCTAGATCCGCCCCGCGCCGGAAGCAGTGAACCGTTTTTAGCAAGTCTCAACCGCCTAAATCCAAAGCGAGTCGTCTATATTTCCTGTAATCCCGAAACGCAGGCAAGGGATTTTCATTATCTTGTCAAGTTGGGCTGGAAAGTAAAGGCACTTCAGCCGGTAGACATGTTCCCTCATACGAACCATATTGAGACGGTAGCACTTTTGATGAAAGCTGAAACGGGAAAATGA
- a CDS encoding arginase — MTTPASILSILNFSHIYEEERFYQHERIHWIDCTDLSGTDGFCDEKAAREIRKRISLEPVRSIHFIDSGNYHYITRFWIEKILAPFSLVVFDHHSDMQKPLFSDLLSCGDWILDSLKKLPLLKKVILVGLSKEQETKIPSEFQNRVLCVDSSHLNLSEAQFSELCGRFPIYISIDKDVLSKKVVNTSWDQGIMSLSQLREMLAFLLRHREILGIDICGECPDCIEFLKSISQNDRINLSLLKFLESLET, encoded by the coding sequence ATGACAACTCCGGCTTCAATTTTATCGATTCTAAACTTTTCTCATATTTACGAGGAAGAGCGCTTCTACCAGCACGAACGAATCCACTGGATTGACTGCACCGACCTTAGCGGAACAGACGGATTCTGCGATGAGAAAGCCGCCCGCGAAATTCGGAAGCGAATTTCCTTGGAACCGGTTCGCAGCATTCACTTTATTGATTCTGGAAATTATCATTACATCACCAGGTTTTGGATAGAAAAGATTTTGGCTCCTTTTTCTCTGGTTGTCTTTGACCATCATTCTGATATGCAGAAGCCGCTTTTTTCTGACCTTCTTTCCTGTGGAGACTGGATCTTGGATTCTTTAAAAAAGCTTCCGCTGCTCAAAAAAGTCATTTTAGTTGGACTTTCCAAAGAGCAGGAAACAAAGATTCCTTCAGAATTTCAAAATCGGGTTTTGTGCGTTGACAGTTCTCATCTGAATCTTTCGGAAGCTCAGTTTTCGGAACTCTGCGGAAGATTTCCAATTTATATTTCCATCGATAAAGATGTTCTCAGCAAAAAAGTAGTGAACACCTCCTGGGATCAAGGCATCATGAGTCTTTCACAACTGCGCGAAATGCTTGCTTTTCTGCTGCGTCATCGAGAAATTCTCGGTATTGATATCTGTGGGGAATGCCCTGACTGCATTGAATTTTTAAAAAGTATCAGTCAAAATGACCGCATCAACTTGTCTCTGCTCAAGTTTTTAGAATCTTTAGAAACATAG
- a CDS encoding sodium-dependent transporter has protein sequence MNTSPDSPHKNGNFSSNFGFIIACVGSAVGLGNIWMFPYRLGQYGGAAFLIPYLLFVFLFGWVGLSAEFAIGRRARTGTLGAYEYCFESRGKKKLGSILGWIPLLGSLGIAIGYAIIIGWVVRSCYGSITGEIFVGEAKQFFSQATGDFGSLFWNALVVILVCWILLAGTTKGIEKASRVMMPLFFVLFLVLAIWVAFLPGAKEGYEFLLIPKWDALLRSDTWVMAMGQAFFSLSITGSGMIVYGAYLDKGADIPSASLRTALFDTIAALLAAFAIMPAVFAFHIDATSGPSLMFLTLPGIFKQIPMGQIFSIFFFVSVIFAGITSLINMFEAVIESWQHRFSIPRKAAVLLCGALTLLVGIFIEAEPKVGNWMDFVSIIIVPIGAVLGAISVYYILGYDKIKEELQIGHPKPLSKSYPIFAKYIYVPLTIIVLVLGLCFHGIG, from the coding sequence ATGAATACATCACCTGACTCCCCGCACAAGAACGGGAATTTCAGCTCGAACTTTGGATTTATTATTGCCTGTGTCGGTTCTGCCGTAGGGCTGGGAAATATTTGGATGTTTCCTTATCGTCTCGGGCAATATGGCGGCGCTGCTTTTCTGATTCCCTATCTGCTGTTTGTATTTTTATTCGGCTGGGTAGGACTTTCTGCTGAATTTGCAATTGGACGCCGCGCGCGCACCGGAACTTTGGGGGCCTATGAATACTGTTTCGAAAGCCGCGGTAAGAAAAAGCTCGGTTCTATTTTAGGCTGGATTCCGCTTTTAGGCTCTCTCGGAATTGCCATTGGCTATGCAATCATTATTGGATGGGTTGTACGTTCCTGCTATGGCTCTATCACGGGAGAAATTTTCGTTGGGGAAGCAAAACAATTTTTCTCACAGGCGACCGGCGATTTTGGAAGCCTTTTCTGGAATGCACTGGTTGTTATTCTTGTCTGTTGGATTCTTCTTGCCGGCACCACAAAGGGAATCGAAAAAGCAAGCCGGGTCATGATGCCGCTTTTCTTTGTACTGTTTCTGGTTCTAGCAATCTGGGTCGCGTTTCTTCCTGGTGCCAAAGAAGGATACGAGTTTCTACTGATTCCAAAATGGGATGCGCTCCTCCGCAGTGATACCTGGGTAATGGCAATGGGACAAGCTTTTTTCTCTCTTTCCATCACCGGTTCCGGCATGATCGTCTATGGTGCCTACCTGGACAAAGGCGCCGATATTCCCAGCGCTTCGCTGCGCACTGCACTATTTGATACCATCGCCGCTCTGCTCGCTGCATTCGCCATTATGCCGGCTGTCTTTGCATTTCACATTGATGCAACCAGCGGCCCTTCTCTGATGTTTCTTACCCTACCCGGCATTTTTAAGCAAATTCCGATGGGACAGATTTTCTCCATCTTTTTCTTTGTTTCCGTAATATTTGCCGGAATTACCTCTTTAATCAATATGTTTGAAGCGGTAATTGAAAGCTGGCAGCATCGATTTTCTATTCCTCGCAAAGCAGCCGTCCTTTTATGCGGCGCGCTGACGCTTTTAGTGGGAATTTTTATCGAGGCAGAACCAAAAGTAGGCAATTGGATGGACTTTGTTTCCATTATCATCGTACCAATCGGAGCTGTTCTCGGTGCAATTTCTGTTTACTATATTCTCGGATATGATAAAATTAAAGAGGAACTCCAGATTGGTCACCCAAAGCCGCTTTCAAAAAGCTATCCAATCTTTGCAAAATATATTTATGTTCCACTCACCATTATCGTACTGGTTCTGGGACTTTGTTTCCACGGAATCGGCTAA
- a CDS encoding lactate utilization protein, translating into MDIQKTIQNLQKHGFTVSYFKTGAEAASHLVSQLHGKTIGIGGSVTIDQLGVYDQLTKENTVFWHWKQQPAKEVRASSLSAQVYLTSANAIAQSGEIINIDGSGNRISASLYNHEKVIFIVGTNKIADDYDSAMWRARNIAAPLNARRLHRKTPCAMGKELKCYDCDSPERICNGVSVLLRKMGGIPEMEVILIDEDLGY; encoded by the coding sequence ATGGATATTCAAAAAACGATCCAAAATCTTCAAAAGCATGGCTTTACTGTTTCGTATTTTAAAACCGGAGCAGAAGCTGCCTCTCATCTTGTCTCCCAGTTGCACGGCAAAACGATTGGGATCGGCGGAAGCGTGACGATTGATCAGCTTGGTGTCTATGACCAACTCACAAAAGAGAATACCGTTTTTTGGCATTGGAAACAGCAGCCGGCAAAAGAAGTACGGGCTTCTTCTCTTTCTGCACAGGTCTATCTGACCTCTGCCAATGCAATCGCGCAAAGCGGCGAGATTATCAATATTGATGGCAGTGGAAATCGAATTTCCGCCTCTCTTTACAATCATGAAAAAGTGATTTTTATCGTCGGAACCAATAAAATTGCCGATGACTATGATTCTGCCATGTGGCGTGCCCGAAATATTGCCGCACCACTTAACGCCAGAAGGCTGCACCGAAAAACGCCTTGCGCCATGGGGAAAGAACTAAAATGCTATGATTGCGATAGTCCCGAACGCATCTGCAATGGTGTTTCTGTGCTTCTTCGCAAAATGGGTGGTATTCCTGAAATGGAAGTTATCCTGATCGACGAAGACTTGGGATATTAA
- a CDS encoding DUF4176 domain-containing protein, with amino-acid sequence MKKKITAIFAAAILLFAAGCSTQTSSSAAASSSSSVSSSSYQTTDYLPLGSIVTLVDSSNKIMISGYASKDSDGSVWDYCGILYPDGYTDTSKLYRFNRSQVSSIVSDGYTNDDMKAWLSQIKNRMQARG; translated from the coding sequence ATGAAAAAAAAGATTACGGCGATTTTTGCGGCAGCTATTTTATTGTTTGCCGCCGGCTGCAGCACGCAAACTTCTTCCAGCGCTGCTGCCAGTTCTTCCTCTTCGGTTTCTTCTTCATCCTATCAAACAACCGATTATTTGCCGCTTGGAAGCATTGTAACCTTGGTGGATAGTTCGAACAAAATTATGATTTCCGGATATGCCTCTAAAGATTCCGATGGTTCTGTTTGGGATTACTGCGGCATTCTTTACCCGGATGGATATACAGATACTTCTAAACTCTATCGCTTTAATCGTTCTCAAGTAAGCAGTATTGTCTCTGATGGATATACTAATGATGATATGAAAGCGTGGTTGTCTCAGATCAAAAATCGGATGCAGGCACGCGGATAA
- a CDS encoding CPBP family intramembrane glutamic endopeptidase, whose amino-acid sequence MNESNSFSEGSPKNSAPNPEISDSETKISTAQNDFALSSDPKVTDSAEPSLPPGIQKDPTTQTTFEDPISFASLVTAQRLSYEEMRDTRRCASHSSFLVLISIFLMNLMILGLTWLCRSNPALHSNSSSFFYLKPIIYYSISCFSYCVAIGFPALLYQLHTHQPLEKVVRFDSPKSHGLSRSAIICMFFAGMGLTLLANYPTSFVTQILQMFGISHVSPDDMPLTSDVTTQIFYMLYGTLIPPLVEELLFRGVILNILRRHGDSFAIIMSAFIFGLYHGNIPQFVFAFLMGLIAGYLYIRTGSILISILIHMFNNGFSCLSVLIEQWYGNTVFENFQNAYFLVFLLLGAVGLGFLIKNRKKYLPLPKSKTLHAPLSVRMTCGIGNLGTIFLILNFIVLCAVTNIL is encoded by the coding sequence ATGAACGAATCAAATTCTTTTTCGGAAGGTTCTCCGAAAAATTCTGCTCCAAATCCGGAAATTTCAGACTCTGAAACAAAAATTTCAACAGCACAAAATGATTTTGCTTTGTCAAGCGACCCCAAAGTCACTGATTCTGCAGAACCCTCTTTACCGCCAGGAATACAGAAAGATCCTACTACTCAAACCACCTTTGAAGATCCAATCTCGTTTGCCTCTCTTGTAACTGCACAGCGCCTTTCCTATGAGGAAATGCGGGATACCCGCCGCTGTGCAAGTCATTCTTCTTTTCTGGTCCTTATTTCTATCTTTCTGATGAATCTCATGATTTTAGGGCTCACTTGGTTGTGCCGTTCCAATCCCGCTTTACACAGCAATAGCAGCAGCTTTTTCTACCTAAAGCCCATTATTTATTATTCTATTTCCTGCTTTTCCTACTGCGTAGCGATTGGATTTCCAGCTTTGCTTTATCAGCTCCATACTCATCAACCGCTGGAAAAAGTGGTTCGGTTTGATTCTCCTAAAAGTCACGGCCTTTCGCGCAGCGCAATTATTTGCATGTTTTTTGCCGGAATGGGGCTAACACTGCTGGCCAATTATCCTACCTCTTTTGTTACCCAAATTCTTCAAATGTTCGGGATTTCTCACGTTTCTCCCGACGATATGCCTCTCACATCAGACGTTACCACCCAAATTTTTTATATGCTCTATGGCACCCTCATTCCTCCCCTTGTGGAAGAGCTGCTTTTCCGCGGTGTAATTTTAAACATCCTTAGGCGACATGGCGATTCCTTTGCAATTATCATGTCAGCATTTATTTTTGGGCTTTACCATGGAAATATTCCTCAGTTCGTTTTTGCATTTTTAATGGGTCTGATCGCCGGATATCTTTATATTCGAACCGGTTCTATTTTAATTTCAATTTTAATTCACATGTTTAATAACGGATTTTCCTGTCTGAGTGTCCTTATAGAGCAATGGTATGGGAATACTGTCTTTGAGAATTTTCAAAATGCTTACTTTTTGGTATTTTTACTGCTCGGCGCCGTTGGACTCGGATTTCTTATAAAAAATCGAAAAAAATATCTACCACTCCCAAAAAGTAAAACACTTCATGCCCCCCTATCAGTTCGCATGACCTGTGGAATCGGAAATCTTGGAACAATCTTTCTGATTTTAAATTTCATTGTGCTGTGCGCAGTGACAAATATCCTATGA
- the tadA gene encoding tRNA adenosine(34) deaminase TadA has translation MTDSELMREALLLAAQSAAEGEVPVGAVLSKDGEIISRGRNRRETAKNALCHAELEAIQKGCEVLGGWRLWQCTLYVTLEPCPMCAGAIINARIPRLVYGASDPKAGSCGSVVDLFSLPYNHHPMVESGLLEPECRALLQEFFSELRKRRKSKNC, from the coding sequence ATGACCGATTCTGAATTGATGCGGGAAGCGCTTCTGTTGGCAGCTCAATCAGCAGCAGAAGGCGAAGTCCCGGTAGGAGCAGTATTGAGCAAAGATGGTGAAATCATTTCACGGGGGCGCAATCGGCGGGAAACTGCTAAAAATGCTCTGTGCCATGCAGAACTTGAAGCAATTCAAAAAGGCTGTGAAGTGCTTGGTGGCTGGCGGCTGTGGCAATGTACCCTTTATGTAACATTAGAGCCCTGCCCTATGTGTGCCGGTGCAATTATCAACGCCAGAATTCCACGGCTGGTTTACGGTGCATCTGACCCCAAAGCTGGTTCCTGCGGCTCTGTTGTTGATTTATTTTCACTTCCTTATAATCATCATCCAATGGTGGAATCCGGTCTTTTAGAGCCGGAATGCCGGGCATTATTACAAGAATTTTTTTCAGAATTGAGAAAAAGACGCAAATCGAAAAACTGTTGA
- a CDS encoding CvpA family protein has translation MKKPLTKNGKKAVAAIVILILAFIYYYVELPAINIHSVGFWEFLILAAVVIVFILTVLPKLKNSSKANPPDLNPKHDKRLKKGLLCIGFLVVVFLLGGLLSSPIVNASKYQQLLTVQNREFTDDIKQISYDEIPLLDSDSAALLGNRKMGSMVDMVSQFEVSSTYTQINYHNSPVRVAPLQYADPIKWLTNQSNGIPAYILIDMATQDTELVKLDQPIKYSESEYFNRNIYRHLRFRYPTYIFDNINFELDENGTPWWVCPVKGFSIGLFGGQTVDRVVLCNAQTGECQDMSVGDVPQWVDRVYSSSLLVSYYNYYGTLKHGFLNSVFGQKDCLKTTDGYNYLALDDDVWLYTGVTSVTGDQSIVGFVLMNQRTGETHFYSVQGAVESSAMSSAEGQVQNLGYKATFPLLLNTADQPTYFIALKDNSGLVKKYAMVNVQKYQIVAIGDTVAECEKKYVSLMAQNGISGGTVNTTANDKKITGAIRKMAQSVLDGNSHYYLLLDSSSSLFDVPVSQDLDVLRYSEGDRITLTYTPPADGSADGVCTVTGIVKDSAGSSNSSSTATSSTASATESTSSTTTK, from the coding sequence ATGAAAAAGCCTCTCACCAAAAATGGGAAAAAAGCCGTTGCAGCAATTGTTATTTTGATTCTGGCTTTTATTTACTACTATGTAGAACTGCCGGCAATCAATATTCATTCTGTTGGCTTCTGGGAATTTCTAATTCTTGCCGCAGTGGTAATTGTATTTATTTTGACCGTCTTACCAAAACTCAAAAATTCGAGCAAAGCAAATCCTCCTGACCTTAACCCCAAACACGATAAGCGTTTAAAAAAAGGACTTCTTTGCATCGGCTTTTTAGTTGTGGTATTTCTCTTAGGCGGGTTACTCTCTTCTCCGATTGTTAACGCCTCCAAATATCAACAGCTGCTTACCGTACAAAACCGGGAATTTACCGATGATATTAAACAAATCTCCTATGACGAAATTCCACTGTTGGACAGCGACTCGGCTGCCCTTTTGGGAAACCGAAAAATGGGAAGCATGGTAGATATGGTTTCTCAGTTTGAGGTCAGTAGCACCTATACGCAAATTAACTATCACAATTCTCCTGTACGAGTGGCTCCACTCCAATATGCAGATCCGATTAAATGGCTGACAAATCAATCCAATGGCATCCCAGCTTATATTTTAATCGATATGGCAACACAGGACACCGAACTTGTTAAACTGGATCAGCCAATCAAATATTCGGAATCAGAATATTTTAACCGCAATATTTATCGCCATCTGCGGTTCCGTTATCCTACTTATATTTTTGACAATATCAATTTTGAGCTCGATGAAAATGGGACTCCTTGGTGGGTTTGCCCCGTAAAAGGGTTTAGCATCGGACTATTCGGTGGGCAGACCGTCGATCGCGTTGTTCTCTGTAATGCACAAACCGGTGAATGTCAGGATATGTCTGTAGGTGATGTTCCACAATGGGTTGACCGCGTCTACTCCTCTTCCCTTTTAGTCTCTTACTACAATTATTACGGAACCCTAAAGCATGGCTTTCTCAACTCGGTTTTTGGTCAGAAAGATTGTCTGAAAACCACCGACGGCTATAATTATCTTGCGCTTGACGATGATGTATGGCTTTATACCGGAGTTACTTCCGTTACAGGCGACCAAAGTATCGTTGGATTCGTTTTGATGAATCAGCGCACAGGAGAAACCCATTTCTATAGTGTACAGGGGGCTGTCGAAAGTTCCGCTATGAGCAGCGCTGAGGGCCAAGTACAGAACCTGGGATACAAAGCGACCTTCCCGCTTCTACTCAACACTGCTGACCAGCCGACCTACTTTATTGCGCTAAAAGATAATTCCGGATTGGTTAAAAAATATGCTATGGTCAATGTTCAAAAATATCAGATTGTCGCAATCGGTGACACAGTTGCGGAATGTGAAAAGAAATATGTTTCCCTAATGGCTCAGAATGGAATCTCTGGAGGAACCGTTAACACCACTGCAAATGATAAAAAAATTACCGGTGCAATCCGCAAAATGGCCCAGAGTGTATTGGACGGCAACAGCCATTATTACCTGCTTCTAGACAGCAGCTCGTCCCTTTTCGATGTTCCAGTCTCTCAAGATCTTGACGTTCTGCGCTATTCTGAGGGAGATCGAATTACACTGACTTATACGCCCCCAGCAGATGGCAGTGCAGATGGTGTCTGTACCGTCACAGGAATTGTAAAAGACTCTGCTGGATCTTCTAATTCATCATCTACCGCAACATCTTCCACTGCTTCAGCCACAGAATCCACCTCAAGTACTACAACAAAATAG
- a CDS encoding MBOAT family O-acyltransferase, whose amino-acid sequence MAYNSLAYLVVFLVPIFLLYTIVPKRYKWIVLLAASYGFYLMGSGFLVIFLLITTVSIYFCALSLDKVAKNGAAVRKTLPKEEKKAFRQKIDKKKRRIVLLTVLVNILILLVLKYYNFLGGAMDGLLVSIGLPKIFPTVSRQIQPLGISFYTLQAISYVMDVYHGKYTADRNFGKVALFLVFFPQIVEGPIGRFDLLADQLYEGHAFDWQRTISGIQLILWGLFQKVVIADRADILVGKVCGSFANYSGITVILTMLIYTLQIYTDFAGSIDIVAGSAQLFGVSLSKNFDRPFSSHTVNQFWRRWHITLGTWLRDYVFYPVSISKPIFSLGKFTRKHLNTFFAGLVPALISLFCVWFTNGFWHGAGVKYILYGMYYYVITILGLLFEPVFRHFFEATKIDRKGKGFQVFQVVRTFFLVNVGMLLFRANTISSFKQMFVSMFSGFNPSVLTDGSLLSLGLDYKDLIILAVGTLLLWIVGRLHTKGHHLRDELAQRNSFLRWGLSMAMLFVIIMFGAYGYGYVAINPIYGNF is encoded by the coding sequence ATGGCATATAATTCACTAGCTTATCTGGTTGTATTTTTAGTGCCTATTTTTCTTCTTTATACAATTGTTCCCAAAAGATATAAATGGATTGTCCTTTTAGCGGCAAGCTATGGATTTTATCTGATGGGCAGCGGCTTTTTGGTGATCTTTTTACTGATTACAACTGTTTCAATTTACTTTTGTGCCCTTTCTTTGGATAAGGTTGCGAAAAATGGAGCGGCCGTTCGAAAAACACTTCCCAAAGAGGAAAAGAAGGCTTTTCGTCAAAAAATAGATAAAAAAAAGCGCAGGATTGTGCTGCTGACCGTTTTAGTTAATATTTTAATTTTACTGGTACTTAAATATTATAATTTTCTCGGCGGAGCGATGGATGGCCTGTTGGTTTCCATAGGACTCCCAAAGATTTTTCCTACGGTCAGTCGTCAGATTCAGCCTTTAGGAATTTCTTTCTATACGCTGCAGGCAATCAGTTATGTGATGGATGTCTATCATGGGAAATATACCGCGGATCGGAATTTTGGAAAAGTAGCACTTTTTCTGGTCTTTTTCCCACAGATTGTTGAGGGGCCAATTGGACGTTTTGATCTTTTGGCAGACCAGCTTTATGAAGGACATGCTTTTGATTGGCAGAGGACGATCAGTGGAATTCAGCTGATTTTGTGGGGACTTTTCCAAAAGGTCGTGATTGCAGACCGCGCAGATATTTTGGTTGGAAAAGTCTGCGGCAGTTTTGCAAATTATTCCGGGATCACGGTGATCCTGACGATGCTGATTTATACCCTGCAGATTTATACGGATTTTGCGGGGTCCATTGATATCGTTGCGGGAAGTGCTCAGCTGTTCGGCGTTTCCCTTTCAAAGAACTTTGATCGTCCGTTTAGCTCTCATACGGTCAATCAGTTCTGGCGGCGTTGGCATATTACGTTGGGCACATGGCTGCGGGATTATGTTTTTTATCCGGTTTCTATTTCCAAACCGATTTTTTCTCTTGGAAAATTTACACGTAAACATTTGAATACATTTTTTGCTGGTTTGGTTCCAGCGCTTATTTCACTGTTCTGCGTTTGGTTTACAAATGGATTCTGGCATGGTGCTGGAGTAAAATATATCCTTTATGGGATGTATTATTATGTGATCACAATTTTAGGACTTCTTTTTGAGCCGGTGTTTCGCCACTTCTTTGAAGCTACGAAAATTGATCGAAAAGGAAAAGGTTTTCAGGTGTTCCAAGTGGTGCGTACTTTCTTTTTAGTCAATGTTGGAATGCTGCTTTTCCGGGCAAATACAATAAGCTCTTTTAAACAGATGTTTGTTTCGATGTTTAGTGGGTTTAATCCTTCTGTCTTAACGGATGGCTCTCTTTTAAGTTTGGGATTAGACTATAAAGATCTGATCATTTTAGCGGTCGGTACACTTCTCTTGTGGATTGTTGGTCGGCTGCATACGAAAGGGCATCACCTGCGTGATGAACTCGCACAAAGAAATTCGTTTTTGCGCTGGGGACTCAGCATGGCGATGCTGTTTGTGATTATTATGTTTGGTGCTTACGGTTATGGTTATGTTGCAATCAACCCGATTTATGGTAATTTTTAA
- a CDS encoding phosphopantetheine-binding protein, with translation MDELLQILNTLKPGVDFTKETDLVKRGILDSLTIITLVNELKDEFDIEITLLDIVPKNFFSAQTIYDMVKRLQDE, from the coding sequence ATGGACGAATTACTGCAAATTTTAAACACCTTAAAACCAGGCGTCGATTTTACGAAAGAGACTGATCTTGTTAAAAGAGGCATCCTTGATTCTTTGACTATCATTACGCTTGTGAATGAACTGAAAGATGAATTTGATATTGAGATAACGCTTCTTGATATTGTTCCTAAAAACTTTTTCTCTGCGCAAACTATTTATGATATGGTAAAACGTTTACAAGACGAATAA